GGCCTCGAGGGCCGCTTTAAAAAAACCCGGGCTGTCCCCGCCGAGAAGCAGCAGGGTCGGCGTCTTTAGCTTCTTGAAGCGCCCGGCCTCGAACCGGTATCCTTCGTGCGCTCGCAACTCGCGCGGCAGGGTATGGGCCGCCGCCAAGCGCGCTGGCCAGGCAGCCGTCAGCAGCAGCGCGCGAACCGGCAACAGCATGCCCAGTTTGAGTCGCCTGTACATCTTGAACCTCCTCGAGGGAGCGGAACCGGTCTCCGCCTCGATACCGGCGGCGTTACGGCCGTATGCCCTAGAGCATGTACGAGCCACCCTCACCAACCCCTCACCTCCTTTCAGGCTCACCTTAGGGGATGAGGCGTGCCGGGTAGGGCTAGTCCAAGATTGACAATCATTGACAAGGCATGTTTCGTCCAGGTATCGTCAGGAAGGAGCGTGACCATGAACGTAAACCTGACCCCGCAGTTGGAAACGTTCGTTCGGCAGAAGGTGAAGTCGGGCCTGTATAACTCCGCCAGCGAGGTGGTGCGCGATGCGCTCAGGCTGATGGAGGAACAAGACCGCTTCAAGGAGCTGAAATTACAGCTCTTGCGCGAGGAAATTCAAAAAGGGCTCGATGATCTGGATAACGGCCGGTACAGCGAATACACCAGTGAAACGC
This portion of the Deinococcota bacterium genome encodes:
- a CDS encoding type II toxin-antitoxin system ParD family antitoxin; its protein translation is MNVNLTPQLETFVRQKVKSGLYNSASEVVRDALRLMEEQDRFKELKLQLLREEIQKGLDDLDNGRYSEYTSET